The Gemmatimonadota bacterium genome includes a window with the following:
- a CDS encoding rhomboid family intramembrane serine protease, which translates to MMIPLKDETPSDRIPVLIIGILLANVGIFVYAWLLGDIGFHVFTARYGAIPFEIMQGTDAISPTPIPLYLTVLSSMFMHGGILHLGGNMLYLWIFGNNIEAALGRMRFLFFYLFCGVIATLSHVISEPESTIPMVGASGAIAGILGGYLAAYPGARILVLVFYFILRVPALIVLGGWFVIQLLNASSASGTSDVAWFAHIAGFVVGYVLMRQWKNKIPAKRVYEQWEY; encoded by the coding sequence TATCCCCGTATTGATAATCGGCATATTGCTGGCCAACGTGGGCATCTTTGTGTACGCGTGGTTATTGGGCGACATCGGATTTCACGTCTTTACCGCGCGATATGGGGCAATCCCCTTTGAAATAATGCAAGGCACTGACGCAATCTCTCCCACACCCATCCCCTTATATCTCACGGTATTATCGTCGATGTTTATGCACGGCGGCATATTACATCTGGGCGGCAACATGCTGTACCTGTGGATATTTGGGAACAATATAGAAGCCGCACTCGGACGTATGCGATTCTTGTTCTTCTATTTATTTTGCGGCGTGATCGCAACCCTATCACATGTGATCTCCGAACCGGAATCCACCATACCAATGGTGGGTGCCAGTGGCGCAATAGCGGGAATATTGGGAGGCTATCTGGCGGCATATCCCGGCGCGCGAATATTGGTACTCGTATTTTATTTCATCCTTCGCGTGCCAGCACTAATCGTACTCGGTGGATGGTTTGTCATACAATTGCTCAACGCCTCAAGCGCCAGCGGCACAAGCGACGTCGCCTGGTTTGCCCACATTGCCGGATTTGTCGTAGGCTATGTGCTCATGCGGCAATGGAAAAACAAAATCCCTGCCAAAAGAGTATATGAGCAGTGGGAGTACTAA